In Plutella xylostella chromosome 4, ilPluXylo3.1, whole genome shotgun sequence, a genomic segment contains:
- the LOC105386926 gene encoding TBC1 domain family member 20, producing the protein MESITPDLSPEDKCNFNGDCSPPPRNSIHELNYNRNIDDISTPSELKFDQDEDEIEDPEITEKKKLIEKCLQDPNTTLEQWKYLAKSKGGLILDEYRRKIWHQLVGVTKDEMTEPPSLDELSTHSEYNQVVLDVNRSLKRFPPGIPYEQRVALQDQLTVLILRVIIKYPHLKYYQGYHDVAITLLLVCGDVSSFPLLCRLSHGEAAPLAPFMQLTMRPTQHRLNYMLPIVRRIDAELADYLDKSQVGTMFALPWYLTWFGHSLNAYSAVVRLYDYFLCAPPLFPVYVTAAIVAQRAPELLAAECDMAVLHCLLSRLPDDLPFEDILVTADQLYKEHDPSTLEEEVILFEKKEEEQRKLDEERMRRRQIAARNARNPTLYVRLERRLKRWLNMRLPLSYRTVLATATVLVGVYAYYRPDFLFNRHGDDGMDL; encoded by the exons aTGGAATCTATTACACCCGATCTCAGTCCTGAAGATAAGTGCAATTTCAATGGGGACTGTTCACCACCGCCAAGAAACTCTATCCATGAGCTGAATTACAACCGAAATATCGATGACATCTCTACTCCATCGGAACTCAAATTTGATCAAG ATGAAGATGAAATAGAAGACCCTGAGATTACAGAAAAAAAGAAACTTATTGAAAAATGTCTTCAAGACCCTAACACTACTTTGGAACAGTGGAAATATTTGGCAAAAAGCAAGGGAGGCCTAATATTAG ATGAATACAGAAGAAAGATTTGGCATCAGCTGGTAGGAGTGACAAAAGATGAAATGACGGAACCTCCATCCTTAGATGAACTTTCTACTCACAGTGAATATAATCAG GTTGTATTGGACGTGAACAGATCTCTGAAACGGTTTCCCCCTGGTATCCCGTACGAGCAGAGAGTAGCGCTCCAGGACCAGCTGACAGTGCTCATACTGCGGGTCATCATCAAGTACCCACACCTCAAATACTATCAG GGCTACCACGACGTGGCAATAACCCTGCTCCTCGTCTGCGGCGACGTGTCCTCATTCCCGCTCCTGTGCCGGCTGTCGCACGGCGAGGCGGCACCCCTGGCGCCGTTCATGCAGCTCACCATGCGGCCCACGCAGCACCGGCTCAACTACATGCTGCCTATTGTGAGGAGGATCGATGCGGAACTGGCGGATTATTTGGACAA ATCACAAGTGGGAACCATGTTCGCGCTCCCCTGGTACCTCACCTGGTTCGGGCACAGCCTGAACGCCTATTCCGCCGTGGTGCGCCTATACGACTACTTCCTGTGCGCGCCGCCGCTGTTCCCCGTGTACGTGACGGCGGCCATCGTGGCGCAGCGCGCGCCCGAGCTGCTCGCCGCGGAGTGTGACATGGCGGTGCTGCACTGCCTGCTGTCCCGG TTACCCGATGACTTACCATTTGAAGACATCTTGGTAACGGCGGACCAACTGTACAAAGAACACGATCCCAGTACTCTCGAAGAAGAAGTTATTTTATTCGAAAAGAAAGa AGAAGAACAACGAAAACTGGACGAGGAGCGCATGCGCAGACGTCAGATCGCGGCGCGCAACGCCCGCAACCCCACCCTGTATGTGCGCCTCGAGCGGCGACTGAAACGCTGGCTCAACATGCGGCTGCCACTGTCCTACCGCACTGTCCTGGCCACTGCTACTGTCCTGGTTGGAGTCTACGCGTATTACCGACCGGATTTCCTGTTTAACAG ACACGGTGACGATGGAATGGACCTGTAG
- the LOC105386952 gene encoding outer dynein arm-docking complex subunit 4: MDIGDSAKAQARSILGPTKDAEFLQSFVRVGTGDDDEETAAPKASISKRAPPSADKDDGKDDDEKHSAKDRKDSNSSKTQKKSKRKHKRERRRREEELYTDKDRAAAVLLGSRDIKQSMIMKDQAERTCALDLPAEADAGTLLGLARAEIMRERFRNALTFVDKAIELAPEEKAAYVARSKCYLLLGEPRSALADAEAALQLDPKHVQALLHKAEALYYCGEFELSLVHYHRGLRTRPDLHAFRLGVQKAQEAIENTIGTVKPTKKTSKKTPKATRPVLGQLMSDKIYLENLLKNPDLAIADKKNEEVTRQAEEALRFLENREEFWRQQQTAAGN, encoded by the exons ATGGATATCGGGGACAGCGCGAAGGCCCAGGCGCGGTCCATCCTTGGACCGACTAAAGATGCGGAGTTCTTACAAAGTTTCGTGCGCGTAGGGACGGGAGATGACGATGAAGAGACGGCAGCACCCAAGGCCTCCATCAGCAAGCGCGCCCCACCCAGCGCTGACAAGGACGACGGCAAAGATGATGACGAAAAGCACTCAGCAAAAGACAGGAAGGACTCCAACTCTTCGAAGACACAGAAGAAGTCGAAGCGCAAACACAAACGAGAGCGTCGACGGCGGGAAGAGGAGCTTTACACGGACAAGGACCGCGCTGCGGCCGTGCTGCTGGGCTCCAGGGACATCAAGCAGTCCATGATCATGAAGGACCAGGCGGAGCGCACCTGCGCGCTGGACCTGCCCGCCGAGGCCGACGCCGGCACGCTGCTGGGGCTGGCCAGGGCCGAGATCATGAGGGAACGCTTCCGGAATGCACTTACTTTTGTTGATAAG GCAATAGAGCTGGCACCAGAAGAGAAGGCAGCGTACGTGGCGCGCAGCAAATGCTACCTACTCCTCGGGGAGCCGCGCTCGGCGCTGGCGGACGCTGAAGCAGCCCTCCAGCTGGACCCCAAGCACGTCCAGGCTCTACTGCACAAGGCCGAAGCCCTGTACTACTGTGGGGAGTTTGAGCTCAGCCTGGTGCACTATCATAGGGGCTTGAGGACAAGACCTGATCTGCACGCGTTTAGACTTGGCGTGCAGAAGGCTCAg GAGGCAATCGAAAACACAATCGGAACCGTAAAACCAACAAAAAAGACCAGCAAGAAGACTCCCAAAGCCACCAGACCCGTGCTCGGCCAGCTCATGTCCGACAAGATCTACCTGGAGAATCTACTGAAGAACCCAGACCTGGCCATAGCTGACAAGAAGAATGAGGAGGTGACGAGGCAGGCGGAAGAGGCGCTGAGGTTCCTGGAGAATAGGGAGGAGTTCTGGCGGCAACAGCAGACCGCTGCAGGGAATTAA